The Paenibacillus sophorae genome has a segment encoding these proteins:
- a CDS encoding carbohydrate ABC transporter permease, with translation MGQSLITAIRDNTGSTRSRFSKKWAKTIPFLLMLPALAVMGLFALFPVINAFRLSLFDKQLLNPGETFVGLDHYSQLFSNGEFINALKVSVIYVAGSVALQFLVGLALAALLSAQGVKGKRFFRTAFIVPYTLSELVVSLIWLQILDTEFGIINYFATLLGADPQNWLFDFALPAVIVANVWWGSTFSLLMLESAMQGIPKELYEAAEVDGCTSWGKFIHITLPSIRYVSLLNMIMITLYTINSFGIIFVLTAGGPLGSTDVIGMFMWRSAFQFMDLGLGATISTLIFVVNILITLVYIRLFGLNTLKEGA, from the coding sequence GTGGGACAGTCGCTGATCACAGCGATCCGGGATAACACCGGTTCAACCAGATCCAGATTCAGCAAGAAATGGGCCAAAACCATCCCCTTCTTGCTGATGCTTCCCGCGCTTGCGGTGATGGGACTTTTCGCTCTGTTTCCGGTCATCAACGCATTTCGGCTCAGTTTATTTGATAAGCAGCTTCTGAATCCGGGGGAAACGTTCGTCGGGTTGGATCATTATTCACAGCTGTTCTCAAACGGAGAATTTATCAATGCCTTGAAGGTTTCCGTCATCTATGTGGCTGGCTCGGTCGCGCTGCAATTTCTCGTGGGGCTTGCGCTGGCTGCACTGCTTTCCGCTCAGGGCGTCAAGGGGAAAAGATTTTTTCGGACGGCGTTTATTGTTCCCTATACGCTTTCCGAATTGGTTGTGTCGCTAATCTGGCTGCAGATACTGGACACCGAGTTCGGGATTATCAATTATTTCGCCACTCTGCTTGGCGCTGATCCGCAGAACTGGCTCTTTGACTTCGCGCTTCCCGCCGTTATTGTAGCGAATGTCTGGTGGGGAAGCACCTTCTCCCTGCTGATGCTGGAATCGGCGATGCAGGGCATTCCCAAGGAGCTTTATGAAGCGGCGGAAGTGGACGGCTGCACATCTTGGGGCAAATTTATTCATATCACGCTGCCATCCATACGCTATGTGTCGCTTTTGAACATGATCATGATTACCTTGTACACCATTAACTCCTTCGGGATTATCTTTGTCCTTACGGCGGGTGGACCGCTTGGAAGTACGGATGTGATCGGAATGTTTATGTGGCGAAGTGCGTTCCAATTCATGGACCTCGGGCTCGGCGCAACCATTTCGACTTTGATCTTTGTTGTCAATATTCTGATTACTTTGGTATATATCCGGTTGTTCGGCTTGAACACGCTGAAGGAAGGTGCGTAA
- a CDS encoding extracellular solute-binding protein, with translation MQKMKVLVLVFVMAVMTILAGCGGESSGSGTSQNNQGGDSAAASSAEPTELTVINQDRWAPYVEKAVKIWNEEHPDKQVKLNQLVLGYPQLRQKITTAAAAGQAPDFSLIDSVWVAEFADAGYLKPLDSIDPEWVENDFKKDFYPVFVNGDSYEGKPYAIRSQTDMALIWFRKDWFSQEGIQPPKTWDELMAAAKHFSQKDVQAKYGNSQGIAFPGGMKAGETTTSLLMPFFWSSGADVFKDGKVVLNSPESKAAVQFLTDLVGEKASTKEVISYEWDRATKLLATGKVALSVGGSYEYAMIKNTTGWSDDEMKEKLGFVPIPAGGSGKVATSAGGMDYVIYEQAKQPELAMEILKIVTGPELMKEFVVDTAQNSPRISVTEGLDKDKDWFLAETGKFLYDANVRPVIPEYAKVSEQIQKMIESSVSGKTPADQAVTEAAKAISDVTGLPQQ, from the coding sequence ATGCAAAAAATGAAGGTATTGGTGCTGGTTTTCGTAATGGCAGTCATGACGATCTTGGCGGGATGCGGAGGGGAAAGCTCCGGTTCCGGCACTTCCCAGAATAATCAGGGTGGAGATAGTGCAGCGGCATCTTCCGCCGAACCGACCGAATTAACCGTCATTAACCAGGACCGTTGGGCTCCTTATGTGGAAAAAGCGGTGAAAATCTGGAACGAGGAACATCCCGATAAGCAAGTGAAGCTCAATCAGCTTGTCTTGGGCTATCCGCAATTGCGCCAAAAAATTACAACCGCAGCCGCAGCCGGACAAGCTCCCGACTTTTCCCTGATTGACTCGGTATGGGTGGCGGAGTTTGCGGACGCCGGATACCTTAAACCGCTCGATTCGATAGATCCTGAATGGGTTGAAAATGATTTTAAGAAAGACTTCTATCCTGTATTCGTCAATGGGGACTCCTATGAAGGAAAGCCTTATGCAATCCGTTCGCAAACAGATATGGCTCTAATCTGGTTCCGCAAGGATTGGTTCAGCCAAGAGGGCATTCAGCCGCCGAAGACCTGGGACGAATTGATGGCTGCAGCGAAGCATTTTTCGCAAAAGGACGTTCAGGCCAAATACGGGAACTCTCAAGGCATTGCTTTTCCTGGGGGTATGAAAGCCGGAGAAACGACGACAAGTCTGTTAATGCCCTTCTTCTGGTCCAGCGGCGCGGATGTCTTCAAGGACGGGAAAGTGGTATTAAACAGTCCGGAGTCGAAGGCGGCGGTCCAATTCCTGACTGATCTTGTGGGTGAAAAGGCGTCTACCAAGGAAGTGATTTCCTATGAATGGGATCGGGCGACGAAGTTGCTTGCAACGGGAAAAGTAGCTTTGTCCGTAGGGGGCAGCTACGAATACGCGATGATCAAGAACACGACCGGGTGGAGCGATGACGAAATGAAAGAAAAGCTTGGTTTCGTGCCTATTCCGGCCGGCGGCAGCGGGAAAGTAGCGACATCTGCGGGCGGCATGGACTATGTCATTTATGAGCAGGCTAAGCAGCCGGAACTCGCCATGGAGATTTTGAAAATTGTAACCGGCCCTGAACTGATGAAAGAGTTCGTAGTGGACACGGCACAGAATTCTCCGCGGATTTCGGTAACCGAAGGTCTGGACAAAGACAAGGACTGGTTCCTCGCTGAAACGGGCAAGTTCCTGTATGACGCGAATGTCCGTCCGGTGATTCCGGAATATGCCAAGGTATCGGAACAAATCCAGAAGATGATCGAGAGCTCGGTATCCGGCAAAACGCCTGCCGATCAGGCGGTAACGGAAGCGGCTAAGGCGATCAGCGATGTTACAGGACTTCCTCAGCAATAA
- a CDS encoding LacI family DNA-binding transcriptional regulator has translation MNGYSDVKSKTREMILDVAKEMDYLPNVMARGLITKKSNTIGIFFGDRQNSGFDNPFFSELIRSIKDVAGAEGYDILIFANQKRNTSSYKTICYEKGVDGVILILTGDQRTDENIRELHESLPTVYIDSVSYQYNNVNFVETENVNASFQAVEHLIQLGHTRILKMAGDQVAKASYDRIEGYKQALNKHGLEVDNDLILYGEFSRDKAYQLTKRFFSKPSGVTAVFSSSDMMAFGIIDALKDLGFRVPEDIAVIGFDDIDESKDYQPPLTTVHQQRFTMGETAAKMLLQLIDSQDGITRHATIPARLVIRESSGTKREG, from the coding sequence TTGAACGGCTATTCGGATGTTAAGAGCAAGACAAGGGAGATGATCCTCGATGTTGCCAAGGAAATGGATTATTTGCCCAATGTAATGGCCAGAGGGCTCATTACGAAGAAATCGAATACGATTGGAATCTTTTTCGGGGATAGGCAAAACTCGGGGTTCGACAATCCATTCTTCAGTGAGCTGATCCGTTCGATAAAAGATGTGGCCGGTGCGGAGGGTTATGATATCCTCATCTTTGCCAACCAGAAGCGAAATACATCCAGCTATAAGACCATCTGCTATGAAAAGGGTGTTGATGGCGTCATCCTGATTCTCACCGGCGACCAGCGTACGGATGAAAACATCCGGGAACTGCATGAGAGTCTGCCGACCGTTTATATAGACAGCGTATCCTATCAATACAACAATGTTAACTTCGTAGAAACGGAAAATGTGAATGCCTCATTCCAGGCGGTGGAACATCTGATTCAACTGGGTCATACGAGAATTTTGAAGATGGCGGGAGACCAGGTTGCCAAGGCGTCGTACGACCGGATCGAAGGTTACAAGCAGGCACTGAACAAGCATGGGCTTGAAGTAGATAACGATTTGATCTTATACGGGGAGTTCTCCAGGGACAAAGCCTATCAGTTAACAAAACGTTTCTTCTCAAAACCAAGCGGGGTCACTGCCGTATTCTCATCCAGCGATATGATGGCTTTCGGAATCATTGACGCTTTGAAGGATCTAGGGTTCAGGGTTCCTGAAGATATTGCTGTCATAGGCTTTGACGATATAGACGAATCCAAAGACTATCAGCCTCCATTGACAACCGTCCACCAACAACGTTTTACAATGGGGGAAACTGCGGCAAAAATGCTTCTTCAGCTGATCGACAGCCAAGACGGAATTACCCGGCATGCCACGATTCCAGCGAGACTTGTGATCAGAGAAAGCAGCGGAACGAAACGAGAGGGCTGA
- a CDS encoding CotS family spore coat protein produces MFHQLLQAASEQYGIVFYESEILHKTGRTLVLALKSPQGDYILKSIFTSETRLQFILEAEYFLRLRGIHIPEIFPTLTGTRYFLWEGDRYVLQEKLRGTPFPPTTIEAVTRRAALLGRMHSSSLGFLSNHGPYGPEERLWLSTYLRELSSLKHWVHWYQNSRASKKKMILSHIDFFQQTGRELVERLERHAFFKSWIDAPLQKHFLCHGDFHSENVLTVGSSLYIIDFEFIRYDYPSKDIARFLQGIMNRRKGWDPVWFDHLLNAYLRENPLNDDQLDLMYFDLAFPHSFYRFVDKGGYRNMSLDDVAAYLQREYDKTVYFLQQTKR; encoded by the coding sequence ATGTTTCACCAGCTGCTGCAAGCCGCTTCGGAACAATATGGGATCGTATTCTACGAATCTGAAATTCTTCATAAAACGGGGCGAACGCTGGTCCTGGCCTTGAAATCTCCACAGGGTGATTATATTCTGAAAAGTATATTTACCAGTGAAACACGCCTTCAGTTTATTTTGGAAGCCGAATATTTCCTGCGGCTGCGGGGAATTCATATACCCGAGATCTTTCCTACTCTCACAGGTACGCGTTATTTTCTGTGGGAAGGGGACCGTTATGTCCTGCAAGAAAAATTGCGGGGGACTCCGTTTCCTCCAACAACAATTGAGGCCGTGACTCGCAGGGCAGCCCTTCTGGGAAGGATGCATTCCTCTTCGCTAGGCTTCCTTTCGAACCATGGACCATACGGTCCTGAGGAAAGGTTGTGGCTAAGTACTTATCTAAGAGAATTATCCTCTTTGAAGCATTGGGTACACTGGTATCAAAACTCTAGAGCATCCAAAAAAAAGATGATCTTGTCCCATATCGATTTTTTTCAGCAAACAGGTCGGGAGCTCGTTGAACGGCTTGAGCGGCATGCCTTTTTTAAAAGCTGGATCGACGCTCCTCTTCAAAAGCATTTTTTGTGTCACGGCGATTTTCACAGCGAAAATGTCCTGACGGTGGGATCAAGTCTCTATATTATCGACTTTGAATTCATCCGTTATGACTATCCCTCCAAAGATATAGCCCGTTTTCTGCAAGGAATAATGAACCGGCGAAAAGGTTGGGACCCTGTTTGGTTTGATCATCTTCTGAATGCTTATCTCCGGGAAAATCCTTTGAATGATGACCAATTGGACCTAATGTATTTCGACTTAGCTTTTCCTCATAGCTTTTACCGCTTTGTTGATAAAGGCGGATACAGGAATATGTCCTTGGATGATGTGGCAGCTTATTTACAAAGAGAGTATGATAAAACCGTTTATTTCCTGCAGCAAACAAAACGTTAG
- a CDS encoding glycoside hydrolase family 125 protein, translating into MRLLDTQNRKPLDVGCGQLSASIGEDGCIRSVNHVHPRHGFITLESAEPFPNDKWYDSEYVRLYRRRLIDQPRISEGTAGFGILPKGSDWKQEFFLVLNHFPLIRFKRQNIEIDALFIPFHQDGKSGIIEQLTVTNCGDKPESVPLTVGGTLSLHRCSYGQLTEGGPIPIPPTDLAVTATDNRLTIANLNLPAKASLYFFNGSDPLELQPMEKTTNRPVTYLHETEIHLEHGESRELIMVCRISAEEEETAFSLDELQDWKEKALKEAPILNREGPSSEEQFILQRNIDYILTCCSIPVGEDTVCIITDHQLLPLSWNRDSYYMIRLLLDSERRAQCIYGASYVPAFKNQVQRTVKGHLLWMFEKAVRPSGYWGRAYLTNGFCKDNVFQLDQQCYPLLELCEYYDRFGDHQTVARILPKVNEILNMIMEYKDTERWLFQTGETPADDEVTYPYHFSSQVLVWHTLTSLAKLNETFSFTSLELLEMARLVKRDILDCFVTLHGDRELFAYLSDLKGSFQLYHDANDLPTVYAPIWGFCNSNDPRWMNTMEFAFSKENKGGFYDGKFGGLGSVHTPHPWPLGDGQELLYSLLIGDVKREQQVQRKLAKIVQWDGLFPEAVNEHTGDVESRHWFSWPGAFISSVFIQSLGE; encoded by the coding sequence ATGCGTTTACTAGATACACAAAACCGCAAGCCTCTGGATGTGGGATGCGGGCAGCTGTCCGCGAGCATCGGAGAGGACGGTTGCATCCGTTCGGTTAATCACGTCCATCCGCGACATGGATTTATCACACTGGAATCGGCAGAACCATTTCCAAACGATAAATGGTACGACAGTGAATACGTTCGTCTATATCGCAGACGTTTAATAGATCAACCGCGCATTTCAGAAGGAACAGCAGGATTCGGAATTCTGCCGAAGGGTTCAGATTGGAAGCAAGAGTTTTTTTTGGTCCTGAATCATTTCCCGCTCATCCGGTTCAAAAGGCAAAACATTGAAATCGATGCGTTATTTATCCCTTTTCACCAGGATGGGAAGAGCGGCATTATTGAGCAGTTAACAGTTACCAATTGCGGCGACAAACCGGAGTCCGTTCCATTAACGGTTGGCGGCACCCTCAGCCTTCACCGGTGCAGCTATGGACAATTGACGGAAGGCGGCCCGATCCCGATTCCGCCAACTGATCTTGCAGTTACGGCCACTGACAACCGCCTGACAATTGCCAATCTGAATCTGCCGGCCAAAGCGAGCCTGTATTTCTTTAACGGGTCAGACCCGCTGGAATTGCAGCCGATGGAGAAAACAACGAACCGCCCGGTAACCTATTTACATGAAACGGAAATCCATTTGGAACATGGAGAAAGCCGCGAGCTAATAATGGTCTGCCGGATTTCCGCGGAAGAGGAAGAAACGGCTTTCAGCCTTGACGAGCTGCAGGATTGGAAAGAGAAGGCCTTGAAAGAAGCGCCGATACTAAACCGGGAGGGTCCCTCCTCGGAGGAACAGTTCATCCTTCAGAGGAATATCGATTATATTTTGACCTGCTGCTCCATCCCGGTGGGCGAAGATACAGTATGCATCATTACCGATCATCAACTCCTGCCCTTGTCATGGAACCGGGATTCCTATTATATGATACGGCTGCTGCTGGATTCGGAGCGGCGTGCACAATGTATCTATGGGGCATCCTACGTACCCGCATTCAAAAATCAGGTGCAGCGAACTGTCAAGGGTCATTTATTATGGATGTTCGAAAAAGCCGTTCGACCAAGCGGCTACTGGGGCAGGGCCTATCTTACCAACGGATTCTGCAAGGACAATGTGTTTCAGTTGGATCAGCAGTGCTACCCCCTGCTTGAGCTTTGCGAATATTACGACAGATTTGGAGATCACCAAACGGTTGCAAGAATTCTGCCCAAGGTTAACGAAATACTTAATATGATCATGGAATACAAGGATACGGAACGATGGCTATTTCAAACCGGGGAAACGCCGGCGGATGATGAAGTCACATACCCTTATCATTTTTCAAGCCAGGTGTTGGTATGGCATACGCTGACATCTCTGGCGAAACTGAATGAAACTTTTTCTTTTACGAGCCTCGAATTGCTGGAAATGGCCCGGCTCGTCAAACGCGATATTCTGGATTGCTTTGTTACGCTCCATGGAGACAGGGAACTGTTTGCCTATCTTTCCGACTTGAAGGGAAGCTTTCAGCTTTACCATGATGCGAACGATCTTCCAACGGTTTATGCTCCTATCTGGGGATTCTGTAATTCGAATGACCCGAGATGGATGAATACGATGGAGTTTGCTTTTTCAAAGGAGAATAAGGGAGGCTTTTACGACGGAAAATTTGGCGGACTCGGTTCCGTACATACACCTCATCCCTGGCCGCTCGGAGACGGACAAGAGCTTCTGTACAGCTTGCTGATCGGGGACGTCAAGCGTGAGCAACAGGTTCAGCGCAAATTGGCGAAGATCGTCCAGTGGGACGGACTTTTTCCAGAAGCAGTAAACGAGCATACGGGGGATGTTGAATCAAGGCATTGGTTTTCATGGCCGGGTGCATTTATATCTTCCGTGTTCATTCAATCACTTGGCGAGTGA
- a CDS encoding glycosyltransferase family 2 protein, whose translation MSLARIDQLVSIVIPCFNTESYIEDCLDHLYEQTYPNIEIIIVDDASTDRSADRTLLWQARRRFPRFTLLQLPRNVGFSGSLTTGLFMASGEYIAIHDADDYSHPDRISKQVEFLMNHPQISLVGTNYMAFEESDMLKQTPSNWLSYGEDIPKRYAIGEHCVSHPTILFRGSVFDRLGGLSRNMNGAEDYEFIAKCVSHGIRVENLRETLYYYRSHPAQRSREFYSE comes from the coding sequence GTGTCGCTTGCACGAATTGACCAGCTTGTAAGCATCGTGATCCCGTGCTTTAACACAGAATCTTACATTGAGGATTGTCTGGATCATTTATACGAGCAAACCTACCCAAACATAGAAATCATTATTGTGGATGATGCATCGACGGACAGATCTGCCGATCGTACCTTGTTATGGCAGGCCCGCCGGCGATTCCCCCGCTTCACTTTGCTTCAGCTGCCTCGAAATGTAGGATTCTCCGGTTCTCTGACAACAGGGCTGTTTATGGCCAGCGGCGAATATATCGCAATTCACGATGCGGATGACTACTCCCATCCGGACAGGATTAGTAAGCAGGTCGAGTTTCTGATGAACCACCCGCAGATCAGTTTGGTCGGCACGAACTATATGGCTTTTGAAGAAAGCGACATGTTAAAACAAACCCCGTCGAATTGGCTAAGTTATGGTGAGGATATCCCTAAGAGATATGCGATAGGAGAGCATTGCGTCTCTCATCCGACCATTTTGTTTCGAGGCAGTGTATTCGATCGCTTGGGAGGACTTTCCCGGAACATGAATGGGGCCGAGGATTATGAGTTTATTGCCAAGTGCGTTTCTCATGGCATCCGGGTCGAGAACCTGCGGGAGACCCTGTATTATTACCGCTCTCATCCGGCCCAGCGTTCCCGTGAATTTTATTCAGAATAA
- a CDS encoding carbohydrate ABC transporter permease, translating into MTNRKKALGIYILMSAAAIVIAFPVLWMFVMSVKPADELYRFPPTILPDKWEFANYTKALFEAGIDNGLINSLILAVGTLALSVTLSFPAAYALAKYEFKGKTILLLAILATQLIPGMAAIVPLFDILQRMHLVNTYSGLILIYTARTLPLNIWILKGFFQSIPNELIESSMVDGSSKIASLYRVALPLALPGIGAAAMFTFMQTWIDFILPLTMLFNEDKFPFSVMLYKFVGDPIMGTNYGVLFAAAALGTIPTLLIFALLQRFFVQGLTAGGVKG; encoded by the coding sequence ATGACAAACCGAAAGAAAGCACTCGGAATCTATATCTTGATGAGCGCTGCGGCGATCGTCATTGCCTTTCCTGTTCTTTGGATGTTCGTCATGTCCGTGAAGCCGGCCGATGAGTTGTACCGGTTTCCTCCCACGATTTTGCCGGACAAATGGGAATTCGCCAACTATACCAAGGCGTTATTTGAAGCGGGTATCGATAATGGATTGATCAACAGCCTGATCCTGGCCGTAGGTACGCTGGCTCTAAGCGTCACATTGAGCTTTCCGGCCGCTTACGCACTCGCGAAATACGAATTTAAAGGGAAGACGATTCTTCTGCTGGCCATCCTGGCCACCCAGTTGATTCCCGGTATGGCGGCGATTGTGCCTTTATTCGATATTTTGCAGCGAATGCATCTGGTGAATACTTACAGCGGCTTGATTCTCATTTATACCGCAAGAACGCTGCCGCTTAACATTTGGATTTTAAAAGGCTTTTTCCAGTCCATTCCGAATGAATTAATCGAATCTTCGATGGTGGACGGCAGCTCGAAAATCGCTTCCCTTTATCGCGTCGCACTGCCGCTGGCTCTGCCTGGCATCGGGGCCGCTGCCATGTTTACGTTTATGCAGACCTGGATCGACTTCATCCTGCCGTTAACGATGCTGTTTAATGAGGACAAGTTTCCTTTCAGCGTTATGCTGTACAAGTTTGTCGGTGATCCGATCATGGGGACCAATTACGGCGTCCTGTTCGCCGCTGCCGCTCTCGGTACTATACCGACTTTACTGATCTTTGCTCTGCTTCAGCGCTTCTTCGTTCAGGGGCTTACAGCCGGGGGCGTTAAAGGCTAA
- a CDS encoding carbon-nitrogen hydrolase family protein — protein MTELTIAIAQMDSKIMDKEYNLQKAEALLDQTEGKADVICYPELFTTGYNFDLIGDAFYELAETIPGPTVERLAKKAGTYGTAVIGTIVEKDGNQEGVLYDTTFVINEKGEYIGKYRKAHLYPTEHQYFRSGSDFPIFEICGVKTGIAICYDHAFGEMFRVLALKGAQVIFIPSVIPKDFEYLLDLRTRARAQDNQIFTVAVNRVGSEAGIVYCGNSKIVNPRGDVICEAGDEEEVVSATIDLCEIARERKQEMSLRSRRPELYGILAQQA, from the coding sequence ATGACGGAGCTGACAATCGCGATTGCACAGATGGACAGCAAAATTATGGATAAGGAATATAATCTGCAAAAGGCGGAAGCCTTATTGGATCAAACAGAGGGCAAAGCGGACGTCATTTGTTACCCGGAGCTTTTTACGACCGGCTACAATTTCGATTTGATCGGAGATGCCTTTTACGAGTTGGCGGAAACGATCCCGGGTCCGACCGTCGAGCGGTTGGCTAAAAAAGCGGGAACCTATGGAACGGCGGTAATCGGAACGATCGTGGAAAAGGACGGGAACCAGGAAGGCGTGCTCTATGATACAACTTTTGTCATCAATGAAAAGGGCGAATATATCGGGAAGTATCGAAAAGCGCATCTGTATCCGACAGAGCATCAATATTTCCGCAGCGGTTCGGATTTTCCCATATTTGAGATTTGCGGGGTAAAAACAGGCATTGCCATCTGCTATGATCATGCATTTGGAGAAATGTTCAGGGTGTTGGCCTTGAAAGGAGCCCAGGTTATCTTTATCCCTTCGGTCATCCCAAAAGACTTCGAATACCTGCTGGATTTGCGAACGAGAGCCCGTGCCCAGGACAATCAAATCTTCACGGTAGCCGTTAACCGGGTAGGCTCGGAAGCAGGTATTGTCTATTGCGGAAACAGTAAGATCGTCAATCCGCGGGGCGACGTGATCTGCGAAGCCGGCGATGAGGAAGAAGTAGTGTCAGCCACGATCGATCTTTGCGAAATCGCAAGAGAGCGGAAGCAGGAGATGAGCTTGCGCAGCAGAAGACCGGAACTGTACGGAATATTGGCACAGCAAGCATAA
- a CDS encoding HipA family kinase has translation MSILAVQYIRPMDDGWTLPHLFKCEDGQTYVVKFINNRSGSGILANELIAYRLGNWLGLPIPPYRIIQITRDLVDMFPVLKSMEIPAGLHLGSLYYEQGTTLLDEVNLALCKNLHHAAGMIVFDHWINNWDRHVAESNLLYIPDQQKIQLIDHSDAFFGPYWDKEEFMDDRDKMDVFWGPLYEMFVPFIDSPDPFGHYVSLVEKISKKAVIQAVQGLPKQWNISREDVTELIDFLMCRRNLVRSALEELRDYFPIWREKG, from the coding sequence ATGAGCATCCTGGCTGTGCAATACATTAGACCTATGGATGATGGATGGACACTTCCGCATCTGTTCAAGTGCGAGGACGGTCAAACCTATGTTGTCAAATTCATTAATAATCGTTCCGGTTCTGGTATATTGGCCAACGAGCTGATTGCTTATCGTCTCGGGAATTGGCTTGGATTGCCGATTCCACCCTATCGCATAATTCAGATAACACGGGATCTTGTGGATATGTTCCCTGTTCTGAAAAGCATGGAAATCCCTGCAGGCCTGCACCTAGGCAGCTTATACTATGAACAAGGGACGACCTTGCTGGACGAAGTCAATTTGGCATTATGCAAAAATCTACATCACGCAGCCGGGATGATTGTATTTGATCATTGGATCAATAATTGGGACCGGCATGTCGCAGAGTCCAATCTATTATATATACCGGACCAACAAAAGATTCAATTGATTGATCACTCCGATGCTTTTTTCGGACCGTATTGGGATAAAGAAGAGTTTATGGATGACCGTGATAAAATGGATGTATTCTGGGGTCCTTTATATGAAATGTTTGTTCCTTTTATTGATAGCCCGGACCCGTTCGGCCATTATGTATCGTTAGTCGAAAAGATCAGCAAGAAAGCGGTGATTCAAGCGGTACAGGGGCTCCCAAAACAGTGGAATATCTCCCGGGAAGATGTGACTGAATTGATTGATTTCTTAATGTGCAGGAGGAACCTCGTTCGGAGTGCTTTGGAGGAATTAAGGGACTATTTTCCGATCTGGAGGGAGAAGGGTTAA